The genome window GGAACAACATCAAAAATTGATCACCGATCACTGCCTAACCAAATCGGGGACGCACTTGGAATCATGAGCCTGCTGGGTTACAGCAGGTTGCCAGAAGAACCATCATCAAAATTGGCTCAGCTGATGGTGGGTTCTCTCTTGCTCATGCCTTCGGCTGCATGCTGCTATTGCTGGGACTCCATCCTTCGCACAGCTTTGAGGGGGCATTCATTCACATCAATCTCTCTCTGGAGTCTGGacctgttcttcttcttctttggctAATTCCCTCCTCCCATGTTGCTGGTGCCACTCTACTTTTTCGGTGGCCATGACGCTAGCTGCTGATTAATCGATGATGATAATTTTCCTAGCTAGCTGCTACGTCTCTTCCCATTGTTGTGTAGTGTAcctatatattatattatatatatgcaCGATGCTAGGCGGTAAATAACTGATGTGTGCTCTCCATAGAAGACAGGCACACCGCATCCTAATCTTCATTGTTCCGGTGCTTGACAAGTGTTGGAATACAGCATCATCCACTGAAGACGCattcttccttccttccttccttcctttttcCTGTTTAATGTACAagctttttaaataaataaataaatgaagtaCAGCCAAGGCTCCTTGAGGAAAAGTTTGAATACCAGCCTGGTCATGACCGTTGacattgtttttttcttttgatggtGTCAGCCCGGTTGCCATCaggtattattattattattattattttagcaATATATGAAGGAATTGGCCGCCTCCAATGGATCATAGCTCTGCAATTGCCATTCTCAATATTCTAGGCTGTAATCGAACTGAACTGCTCATAAACAACTCAATTCAAATTCTAATTGACCAAATTTGAATCGAGTTTGAGTGGTTCAACAAGTCTAGCAAATCGAATTCGAGTATCCAATAATAAGGATCGAAGGTTCGTCAAGTCTTATcgaatttttcaattttaattctttattgtattattattattatgaaattatccttgtATCCAAACAAGTggttaaatttttgaaatgtcTCGAGTCATACGAAAGTTTTTAAAAGGTAATAATGTCTTTTCAATCAAAATTACTAAGAGAATTTAAATTAGTAAATCTTTTTTACTCGAATTTGATAAGATTCATATTGACTTGAATCCACGCGAGTTGAATTCGAATTCCCATAATACTATCCGTTCGAGCTCGAGCGTCTTTTGTGCATGTCAAGTTGAGCTCGAGATTAACTTGATTCGATTATATCTTCAGCCAATCAGCACTGAAACCACAAATGTGcaaactaaaacaacaagaaaCGTATCGAAACAGTTGTTGGGCGAGAAATTTTCAATAAGCGAGAAATTTAAGGAGATAAACGGGTTATTGGTGCTTGTTGAGAAACCAAACAAAATCATGGCCCAAAAACTTGGGCCCTTTCAAGAGCAAACTAGTAGATCCAACTCCACCTTGTTAGTTTCGTTTTGGGTGTGACCCGTGGGCGAATGCCATTGGCGGGGGCCCGCTGCAGAAATGGAAAGTGCTGGAGCCGAGAATAAGTTAAATGAGACACAACAACGATATCACGTCCTAtcgtttccaaaaaaaaaaaagaaaaaaaacaacgaTATAATATAACGCGTTTTGAGGAAATTTCTGGGGGCCCGAACGGGAAGGCGTGCCTTATCAGAAACGCGGGGCCCGGTCTAGCAGCTCTGCTTGGTCGATTTAATCCCAAACTTGAACAAACTCTGCCATAGCCCAAACTATACGGATTAATTTTCCAAAAGTCTTGTCTCCTAAATTATGGTTGCCTGCTTTTATGTGGCTGGGTGGTAAGTGTGCCGGTTGCATGATAAGACAAGACAAAGGCTTGATATTCTTAGAAAGGTTTTTGTGGTTGGTGGATCTGAATATGCATTCTTTGATTTTCTTGTACAAAATTATTGTAATTAATGCACagatttctcaaatttcttgtaaAATCAAACTATTTACTAAAGAACTTCTAGTTTTTGTTTTTCGGTTTATCTAACATGTACCCTATGAACCCTCGTTAACATGTATTTCAAGTGTTAAATttttaagaatataaaattaaataggaaaaatgatcaatgcacaaaaaatagtaattattaatatatgtatatacataataaataaatttggtAGAATGTAGTTGTGTTTGACGAATGTCCAcattaaaaaacacttttttttatAGCAAATATATGACGCGCAATGGTCAAAATTAAGCACCGCGCCATGCGTATCATTGATGGTTCATTTGTGCTTGATTTAAAATCAGACGAACGAGATTAATTGCAAGGTATAAATCTCAACGCGTGACGAAATTTTGAGTCTCATAAATAGACTAATGGATAACCCACCTCCTCACTATTAGAATTCCTACGTTTGTATGTATCACacaaaaatatcataatttaACTCTATTTGTTATTGTAATACATACCTTACATGACATTTAAGTTGGTCAATGATTGTCCTCATCCTTTGGAGCGCGACAACGACCGATACTCGTTATGGCATCATGACTTCCTTTTCGTGGCTTAGACTTTAAAATAAGATTAGGATGAGAAATTCtacgtaaatttttttttttagaacgTTTTTTCACCTATTTATTTGTgaactatctttttttttaaaaaaaatctcaaatatatgtTATCTCAACAATCATTACAATTCCAAGCTATCAGTTTACTATAGTATCAAGACTCACTCTAAACGTAATCATATGTGTCATGAATAAAACTATTAAACTATAATTCAATAAGACgtcttttggatttttttttttttgttcaagagAATTTCTAAGCTTTAtaaggaaaaaggaaatgactTGAAAGTTCTGATTAATATTCTTACTAACGTTAAGTTATGAGGActcattttaaaaatttgtttcaAGAGAGAATTACAGTTTTGATCTTAAATATTTTGAATATGAGTACTAAAGTTTGGATGAAAGCAACTATAGTtccaaaatatttcattttttatgcatattTAGCCCTAATGACTGATTTTTATCAATATCTACCGAAATCAGGTAATCCGCTAGCAACTATTTttcgaaaaattttaaaaaataatgaaatatTGTTGGCCATAATTttgtaatgaaaaaaaaaatgacttaTTACTCATATGCTAGTCACAGTGTAATCTTTTGTGATTTTGTAACATTGTTAAATCTGATGATTTTTTATATTAGATATATCTATGACACATTCCATATATTTTTTACTATTAGTGCagattttttttgttagaaaaatcGTGTTGGACGATTTCTGGTTAGTACATTAATAATATTGGCTTCTGATTTATATAAAGTAACAATAGTAAATTCGACTAGGTTTTAAACCCTTCTTAGGAAGGTAAAATTGAATTGAAATATAGTTCAAAAGGAAAACACCCCCATTCTCAATCTTTTCAATGAAACCACAActaatttctttctttgcacCAAAGGTACATTCCAAAGGTGACCGAATGGTGCACAATGCACATATTCGAGTCCAGTCTAAAACTCAAATACACCAGCAGCATAATTAAGCGGATCTACACATATATTCAACATTATAGCTGTTAACGagcgagtcgagctcgagcatgTGATAATCAAGCTCGACTCAAACCCATAATCGAGCCAACTCGAGCTCGCTCGATTAATAATTCGAGTTTCACAAACTATTCGAGATCGACTCGATGTGTTCGATAGAAAActcaaactcgagttcaaaatcGAGTCGAGTTTATCGAGGTTGAATTCGACCTTGTCGAGCCCATAGAGTATCAAATACACAATAAAAATAACGCTAATATCCCTACTATTCGAGCAGTTTCGAGTTTGAATTCGAGCCTATCGAACCTGTAGAGTATCAAATACACAATAAAATGACACTACTACCCCTACTATTCGAGCCTATCGAGCTTAAACGATAGCTCGACTCGTCTATTAAACGAGTATCATGTTgaactcgagtttgactcgTTTCTCTCAATAAACGAGCCAAGTCGAGTTCTTATTAAGTCGAATCGAGCTCGACTCGCGAGCTATCCGgttcgattaacagctctatTCAACATCCCTATTGCAGGAAGCATCCCACGGCCCCCCAACAAAAAGGAATCTATCATCATCCCTTCCCACTGCCCCTGAGAGTATTGAAAACTAGTACAGTAGTATTTTTCTTCCTATCCTATTTCTACCATTAACTTTTAGATCGACAAGTGTTCGCACATGATGCACGTAATATAAGACGTGACCATAGCCCAGAAGACTCGTGAAAGCGAACCACCAAACCAACAAAGCCGAAACCATCCAAAACCTAACAAATATTAACAAAGCACCCACAAATACAATCCCCAATTACATTACATTTCTCTATCTACTTTTCCATATAGTCAGCACGGACGCTGCCATTTGCTGACCTGGCATCCCGTCTTCTCTTCCCTCTGATTTGCCCGTCATCAACcatgtaaagaaaaaaaagaaagaaaaatccatcttttagagttttcaaaaatcaaatctttcACCTTCATATACTCAAGACTCTCTCTTCCTTCTCTCTCCTGttggccccaaaaaaaaaaaaaaaaaaaaaaaagaaactcatcttttgcaatcaattttactccgtattttttgtttgttcaaaaagaaataaagttaggttttgtgtgttttgtttgttttctgACGAGGGTTTAAACTTTTTTGGGGGACCGGAATATTTGTCGTTGAGGAAATTTTGAAGCCTTGTACTTTTCTTGGTGGTTGGTTGTGTCTGTACTGAGAGTTTTGATGAGAGTTTTGACTATTGTTGAAGACTGAAGATTGGTGAAGTGATCAAGATAGAATTATTGCTCTGGCAGCTGCTTTCAAGAACTTACTACTGCAGTAAGATTAAAAccctttttgggattttttttttttagttttactAGAACGAGTTTTAGGTTTAATGGTGCCTTTagcctcttttctttctttccttaatGTGTACTGGGGTTTTTCTTGAGCGAGTTATCACTAagcctgtttttttttttcccagtaTGATGCACTCTTTTggtttttcgattttttttcttttctttatagtAATTTTGATGATCCTTTGATCTAGTTTGGCTTCAAGTTTTCAGCTTAATAATATGTAAATCGTCAAGATTAAAAATTGCAAAGAAGTTGCAATTGTGTTGTTGCATATGTGTGATTTAGGAAGAATTCGTGATTTGTGGTTTTTAACCACATTTATCAGGTAAATTATGTTGGTTTATGCGTAGATTTGGTACTCAGTTTCGTGAGCTATTGTTTATGTAAAATAGAATGGCGTGGTTCGAACTCTTGTCGGCACGGAATATTCTCAGCAATACTGATGAGCTAATATCCTCCCGCTAATCTTTGAGGCACCCTGTTGAATAggttttcttgccttttttctttttgggtcctTTTTAAACTTCGAAGTTTTTGAAATGCTAGATCAGTCTATCGGCATGTTCTTCAAGGTTTCCCCGGCAATGCTGTATGGGGTTTTGTTAAAGAACTCTTTTTCAAGACCGCACAAATTCAAGTCTTATAATATTTCCCTAATAATTCTCTTTCATGTCTTGCAAAGTTAAGAAACTGGAAACAGGGGAATCTTTTTTGAGAAGGTCTCCTCAGAAAAGACAGTTTCAGACAAACATGTCCAGTTCTTTGTATGTTCTCtgtttatattttttgaaagATGAATAATCGTTGCATTCTTAAGCTAACGTTACTTCATTTGGAGGTTTGTTGATATCTCTTTAAATGTTATTGCCTTAATTAAAGCCAGGTCTTTGAATGTGCTACTGTCGGAAGCattttacttcatttacttCTTTTGCAATATGGCGTTCACTTACATAAAGTATTTAATTGAAAGGTTTTTCAAAAAGAGTCCACATAAGGTGATTACTGAAGGATTGCTGAAACAACTTCAAGAGAAACATGTGTAGACTTTTATATTTGAAAGCTAACAATTTGCAACCCGAAATTTGGTGTCTATCATTTAAGTTTCTTTCAACCTTTCAAGTTAGGCTTTGTTTTTGTTGTGTCCACCTTTTGCTTTATGGTTTAGTTATGATTTTTAAGCAAGAATGGACCTTCTTTTTGTTGGGATGCTTCCCTCCACTCCCTGCCCCCTCCCCCTCTTTATCAGTGACCACCTTTTAATTGTATGTATCAGTTATATCCTTTGTTACCTTTTTACTCATCTTTCTTATTGTTTATATTGTTTTTTTATACATccagttttcaattttattagtAAAAATGAAATATTGAGCTTTCCATTTCATGGGGACATGATTTGCTTAAGAAGTTTATACTTCTATCTCAAGCTTGTAGTCTACTTAAATGTTAAGGCGTAGATCTTTTTTATGATTGACTCCCACACCCCCcgcccccccaaaaaaaacaccccaagaaaaaaaaagaagaagaagaagaagaagaaagggcaATGTTATACACGACACACAACATGTGAGAATTTTAGTATAACCTAAGTACTCTCTCTCTGTGTATGGCTGGACACAGACAGACATCTGTATGTCTCCAAGTTGAAGCTGTCGATAACTGACAAAGTTCCTTCAGATGCTTTTCTTTGTGACTTGTTCCCCTTTGGTCTTAAACAGCTTAAATTTAGTGATACGTGACTTTTTTGTATCTGAAGCTTCTTGTGCATTATGAGCTTTGCATGAATGAACTTTTTTTTTACCTTGCTTTGAGTTATACTCTCTCGTTAGTTTGTAGAGCCCTTTCCAGGTTTACTCTCTCATAATAGTCTTTCCTGTTTGGGTGTTTTTGACAGGTGAATGTTCATAGGAGATTCAAGTGAGATGGTTGCAAAAGATCGTCAAAAGAACACAGGATCTCCTAAAGTTGTAGTGGGAGAGATAGACACTAGTGCACCTTTTCAGTCAGTTAAAGATGCTGTCAATTTATTTGGCGAGGGTGCTTTCTCAGGGGAAAAACCTGCCACTAGAAAAGCAAAGGCATATTCTGCAGAGGTACATCTACTACCCCTTTTCTTAGATTATTGTCATCCTTGGCCCTGATTGCTGATGCTTTTCTCTAGTCTTAGCAATATGTCACTGATGACTTGTGGGGCTATACAGTTGTAAggtttaataaatgaaaattatgtcCTTAGTCAAGATTTGGTTGTGCATTTGAATGTGTGATTTGTTAGTATAAATGTTTTTTAGACCAATAAAACTGTGGATCCCATACATGTTACAGTTGGTCTGTGCATCTACTGTCAACATTTTATAGTCTGAACTTGCAGCTTGCTTATTATACCCTGTAGCTTATGCTTTCTCTGCTTCTTTGTTATTTCAGAGAGTATTAGCAAAGGAGACACAGCTTCACTTGGTTCAGAAAGAGCTCAATAAGTTGAAAGATCAATTGAAGAATGCTGAAAGTACAAGAGCCCAAGCACTTTCAGACCTTGAAAAGGCTAAACGAACCGTTGAGGGTTTGACTGCCAAACTCAATACTGTTGGTGAGTCGAAGAATTTGGCGATTAAAGCAACAGAAGTGGCAAAGAATCACATGGATAAGATGGAAGAAGCAGAAAGGTGCAATTCCAATGGTGTTGACGGTTCTCGGAGAGAGAATCTTGAAAGTGCGAGAGAACATTATATGGCTGTGAGTGCCGAACTTGATGCTACAAAACAAGATCTGAGGAAGATCCGTCAGGATTATGATGCATCTGGGGAAGCCAAAGCTGCAGCAATCAAGCAGGTAGCAGAAGCTGAGGTTGCTGCTAAAGCAAATATGGAGAAAGCTGGTGAACTATCCAAAGAAATTGCTGTTCTTCAGGAGTCAATTGAACAGGTGAAGCTTGCCAGTATGCAATCACAGGATGAAGAAGCGAAGTTATATGCTGATAAGGATGTCCTGAAGCAGTCTTACAAAACCAGACTGGAGGAGTCTGCAAATAAACTGAATGCCTTGAAGAAGGAGATTGATCCTGAACTGACTCGAAATCTGGAAACACAGTTGGCTGAAACCGTGTTGCAAATTGAACAGCTAAGAAAAGAGATGGACAGCACAAAGGCTTCAGATCTTGATTCTGTGAAGATGGTTACTACAGAGCTGGATGATGCTAAGGAATCATTGCAAAAGGTAGCAGAAGAGGAGAGCTCAATGCGGAGCTTGGTGGAAAAACTTAAACTTGAGCTTGAGAATGTAAAAAAGCAGCATTCAGagttgaaagaaaaggaagcagACACAGAATCAATAGCTGGAAATCTGCATGTCAAGCTTCGCAAAACCAAGTCTGAGCTGGAAGCAGCCCTTggagaaaagtcgaaaatagAAGGTGCTTCTGACGATATGCTCTCTACCCTCGAGCAGCTGTCATCGGAGAATGAAATTGCAAGAAATGAGGCAGAGGAGATGAAGAAGCAAGCTGAGGAGTTGAAGAAAGAATCTGAAGCCACCAGAATTCTTCTAGAAGAAGCAGAAGAAAGGTTAAAAGTTGGATTGCAagatgctgaagaagccaaagTAGCTGAGGCTAGCGCCCTCGATCAGATTAAAGTCATGTCCGAGCGAACCAATGCTGCACGTGCATCTACCTCTGAAACAGGTGCCCAGATCACCATATCGAGAGATGAATTCGAGTCATTAAGCAAAAAAGTTGAAGAATCTGACAAGTTGGCAGAAATGAAAGTGGCTGCTGCAATAGCTCAGGTGGAAGCTGTGAAAGCAAGCGAAAATGAGGCCCTGAAGAAGTTAGAGGCCACTCAGAAGGAGATTGATGAAATTAAAGCTGCAACTCAGGAGGCATTGAAAAGGGCAGAGATGGCTGAGGCTGCCAAGAAAGCCGTGGAGGGAGAACTAAGGAGGTGGCATGAGCGTGAGCAAAAGAAGGCGGCAGAAGCAGCATCTAGAATTCTTGCCGAAACAGATATGTCCTTCACTGCTTCTCCAAATAATTACCGAATTCAAAAGCAGAATCCTCCAGAGAAAAGGATGGAATTGCGAAAGCTGGATAAAGCAAAAACCTCTGTTTCTGTTTCAAGGAAAGTACTTATGCCTAGTATCACTGGTATATTCCACAGGAAGAGAAACCAAGTTGAAGGTGGTTCTCCTTCTTATCTGCCCGGAGAGGAGCCTGTGTGATAAAGGGTATGGTTGAAACCGAAGTAGTTTATCTGTGTATATTTTAGAGACGTGCAAACATTTTTCCTGTTTTTGTTTCACTTTCCTGACGGGGTCTATTTTGCTGAAAACAGTTTGGAGGAGGATTGGATGCCTTTCAGATTTAGATAATTGGCTGGAAATATTATTACTACAAATTTTGTGTGATCGTTGCCTGTGTGCAGCATATGAAAATAAATGCTGGGAAGTGAATGTGCTGTCAGTGGAGATTCATACGATTCACAACAAAGAGTCCCAAATTGAGGCATTAGTTCTGATATGACACGGCAAATGATGATGGTATTGGTctaacaatatatataaatatatatagtgTAGGGTTGGTCTCACAATATTGAAGTCAATAATCTATCAGCAGAGTCTAATCTGGTTACGGATAACATAATAATTGATATGTTCCACTGAAAAATCAGATGCTGCTACATTCTGATCTTGCGGTAGTTAGTTTGCTTTCGAGGGCAGGGCACTAAAGCAATCTTGCCATCGCAGAATGTAGTATTATGGTGATGGTTCGCACGATCGCATAAGCTATGGTGGATGGCAGACTGGTTCTTCTTTGGCGATTGATAGCataaaatgaaatatttgaatgaatgaattaaataatattgaatttttttaaataaattttatttcaaaatataagtgatatattattcacttatcatttcATGTGATAAaacttattttaaaaaataagtgatgCGGTGTTCACTTATTATTTGATATGACATGTACTCAATGTATCATATTTGATTCAATGAATTCAGAATGCAATTTACAgactttaattttatcaaattcaCCCCTAACTCAGATTTTCTTCTTAACCCCGGAAGCACAAAACACATGTTAAAGAGGGagtaaaatggaaaatgaataACAAAACTAACGTTCCtttccctcctttttttttttttgtttttgtttttgtagtttCATCAACCGTCGTAATTAttgttaaaaatgaatatgacaGAAgtttggaaaataaaaaaaaaaaaagagaataaaagtTTCACTGGTGCCCTTGACTCGTCAGAGGACCAAAACTGACCATGACAAATTGACAACTGCTAATACTGCTACGACGCCTGTAACCATCACTCCTGAATGAGGCAGTAAATCTATATCCGATCTCTTCCTCCGATCTCCGGCGAAGTCAAATGCCAAAGTGGCCCTTTCTCCACACCCGAACCAATTATTACCATTAGTCTCATTCAACACGAACATTAAGGTTTAAACCGccattctttctctttctttctttctttctttgaggaCAACGTCGAACGCTTTCATGGCTAGCACTCGAGAGGATGCTCTCTCGTTCTTGAACCCTTCTACTTCTTCTCCAGTCACAGTCTCCGACGCTGACAGCTTTCTGCTCGACAGCTCCCAAATCGGTAGCGCCTCCGGAAGCTTCCAAAACGAGGGATTTCTTGGAGGCCTTGATGCTACTGCTGCAGCTGTAAATATTGATGCTGAGTTTGGATTCTCTAGGCCTGATTTTAGGCAGAGCCCGTTGGTCGGAACAGTCGAGTTCTATGAGCGCCACGTGTTCCTTTGTTACAAGAATCCGCAGGTTTGGCCTCCCCGGATTGAGGCTGCTGAGTTTGATCGCTTGCCCAGGCTTCTTTCTGCAGCTCTATGTGCTAGGAAGGCTGATATGAAGAGACAGGTTGGTGGTTTTTTTCCCCCAGTTTTTCTCTTTGAGGTTTTAGTTGATCTggatttaatattttttttatattaatttacaGTGGGCTTTTAGTAATTTGTTGATTAATGGTAATTTGTGTTGATTTCTGGCAGATTTTTGGGTGGGTTCTTGGGGTTGAGGTTGGCATTTAGTGTATGTTGTTGCTTCGTTAAACTAAAAAGACCGAAAGACTAGTCTTTTTTGAGCATTACGCTAACAGGATGTTGCCTTTTTTATCTTGTATCCTGTTACGACCATCTTAATTTGCGTAGACAGTTATTTCATCAATTTCGTTACCTGCAAGAATTTTGAATCTTGAAACATGCATTTGTTAGTGTAATTTATGATCAATTTATTTTCAGTTGGTATGACAAATGATAATCAAAATTCTTGCTGATTAGTAGTATGCTTTGTCATCAATATATTATGTGTTTGTTGACCAAGGTCTTCCTCAAAACTGGATCTTGAGCTGCATTTTACTAGTAGAATTAGGGCCAATGTGATATTGGATTTTGAGAGGCGTCTTTTTTACTCTTCTCCTGAACTGGACCTTAGGCTGCATTTTACCATTAGAGTTAGGACCAGCGTGATATTGGATTTTAAGAGGTGTCTTTTTTACTCTTTCCCGACTTCTGGTTGATGTATTTTGAGAGGATATGACACCATGAATCGTATTGCTCTGTCAGCAGAGTGTGTTTTGTACTTTTTATTAGCAAATGTTTGTGCTGAAGCGTGCGTTTTGATTTGTGCGCGGATTCTACAGCAATATTTCTGGAAGTAATATAGTGGTTATTCCTCATATATTAGGAATGAGTTACCTATATATAGAAATGTTCCACAACCTCTATCCTCTTTAGCTTGCCAAGTCTTGTAATGCCCAAGGCTGCTAGCCATTGGATAAGGAGGTGGCTGCTCATCCGTGCAGGGGTGGCTGTGTGAAGTCTAGCTTTATAAACTTATGTTCCATTTTATGTGGGTGCACTTTCATTTCACAGCCTTGGATATTCAGAATCTCTAACTTTCTCTGTAATCCTTTTCTTTTAAGATTCGGTTAGCAATATGCGAGGGGCATGATGGAACTGAGACATCAAATGGCGATGTCCTAATATTTCCAGACATGGTCAGATACAGGTGAAGTAATGCATATCCGTTGtggattatgatgattttttCGTAGCATGTGTTGATATTGAGCAATTAATGTAGGAGGTTAACTCATTTTGACGTGGACACGTTTGTTGAGGAAGTACTTGTGAAGGATGGTGAATGGTTGCCTGGAACTCCAGAAGCTCTAAGGGGCTGGTACATATTTGTGTGTTGTCATGGTACTAGGGATAGACGGTGTGGTGTTTGTGGGCCTGCTCTTGTTAATAAGTTCAATGAAGACATCGAATTACATGGTCTTCAACGTAAGGTGTCTGTTAGTCCATGCTCGCATGTTGGGGGACACAAGTATGCTGGAAACGTGATCATATTTGGGCCAAATATCCATAAAGAAATCACTGGTCACTGGTAATGAAAACCTCTTAATGTTATACCCCCcctcaccccccccccccaccaacAAAAAATACCCGGGGTAGTTGATATCATCCTTAAGCTTTCTGCTTAGCACGTGCTTTGTTGCCGATGTAAAACTTTTGCAGCTTCCCTTATGTTCTTTGATAACTGATTTGATTAGAATGTGCACATAGGTATGGGTACGTGACACCAGATGATGTACCAATTTTGCTTGAGCAGCATATAAGGAAAGGAGAAATTGTAGATTGGTTATGGaggtaatttttccttttatttcatGTACTTTTGGTTTTACTTTGTGTTTTATTTTAGCATTGCTCTGGCTGCAACAAGCTCGTGCCTGCATTCCTTGATATAATATATAAGGACATTTTCTGGCTCTTCAAGCAGTTAATGT of Coffea arabica cultivar ET-39 chromosome 5c, Coffea Arabica ET-39 HiFi, whole genome shotgun sequence contains these proteins:
- the LOC140004508 gene encoding WEB family protein At5g55860-like; amino-acid sequence: MFIGDSSEMVAKDRQKNTGSPKVVVGEIDTSAPFQSVKDAVNLFGEGAFSGEKPATRKAKAYSAERVLAKETQLHLVQKELNKLKDQLKNAESTRAQALSDLEKAKRTVEGLTAKLNTVGESKNLAIKATEVAKNHMDKMEEAERCNSNGVDGSRRENLESAREHYMAVSAELDATKQDLRKIRQDYDASGEAKAAAIKQVAEAEVAAKANMEKAGELSKEIAVLQESIEQVKLASMQSQDEEAKLYADKDVLKQSYKTRLEESANKLNALKKEIDPELTRNLETQLAETVLQIEQLRKEMDSTKASDLDSVKMVTTELDDAKESLQKVAEEESSMRSLVEKLKLELENVKKQHSELKEKEADTESIAGNLHVKLRKTKSELEAALGEKSKIEGASDDMLSTLEQLSSENEIARNEAEEMKKQAEELKKESEATRILLEEAEERLKVGLQDAEEAKVAEASALDQIKVMSERTNAARASTSETGAQITISRDEFESLSKKVEESDKLAEMKVAAAIAQVEAVKASENEALKKLEATQKEIDEIKAATQEALKRAEMAEAAKKAVEGELRRWHEREQKKAAEAASRILAETDMSFTASPNNYRIQKQNPPEKRMELRKLDKAKTSVSVSRKVLMPSITGIFHRKRNQVEGGSPSYLPGEEPV
- the LOC113688451 gene encoding uncharacterized protein; its protein translation is MASTREDALSFLNPSTSSPVTVSDADSFLLDSSQIGSASGSFQNEGFLGGLDATAAAVNIDAEFGFSRPDFRQSPLVGTVEFYERHVFLCYKNPQVWPPRIEAAEFDRLPRLLSAALCARKADMKRQIRLAICEGHDGTETSNGDVLIFPDMVRYRRLTHFDVDTFVEEVLVKDGEWLPGTPEALRGWYIFVCCHGTRDRRCGVCGPALVNKFNEDIELHGLQRKVSVSPCSHVGGHKYAGNVIIFGPNIHKEITGHWYGYVTPDDVPILLEQHIRKGEIVDWLWRGRMGLSEDEQKNSQELRLTMNLMQTNDTSSNTCGSQAEGCCQANGNSLCCQNPPLPEKRETPELKEEAGKFTAEKNKSLKKQISRRNSGKGASCRKVCSMPTWFESWEREDTYATLAVIGAVLSVAFAYNCFKQLSF